A genomic segment from Candidatus Cloacimonadaceae bacterium encodes:
- a CDS encoding RnfABCDGE type electron transport complex subunit A, translating to MGYFGEIFVMAMTAIFIQNFVLSRFLGLCPYLGVSKRLDSAFGMGMAVIFVMTLAAAITFLINKYLLIRYDLMYLQTIAFILTIAALVQFVEMVIQKNAPALYKSLGVYLPLITTNCAVLGVAILNTKAMRSGGEIPYNFLDSVLNGFFSGVGFTIVLLAMAGMRERLELVDMPKSMRGMPIGLILAGIMALAFYGFMGFKI from the coding sequence ATGGGTTACTTCGGTGAAATCTTCGTGATGGCGATGACCGCCATCTTTATCCAGAACTTTGTGCTCTCCAGATTCCTGGGTTTATGCCCCTATCTGGGAGTTTCCAAAAGGCTCGATTCCGCCTTTGGAATGGGCATGGCGGTGATCTTTGTGATGACTTTGGCAGCCGCAATCACCTTCCTGATCAATAAATATCTGCTGATCAGATATGACCTCATGTATCTGCAAACCATCGCTTTCATCCTCACAATCGCCGCGCTGGTGCAGTTTGTGGAAATGGTGATCCAAAAGAACGCCCCCGCACTTTACAAATCCCTCGGCGTCTATCTGCCTTTGATTACAACCAATTGCGCCGTGCTTGGCGTCGCTATCCTCAATACCAAAGCGATGCGCTCCGGCGGAGAAATACCCTATAATTTCCTCGATTCCGTGTTGAACGGTTTCTTCAGCGGAGTCGGATTCACGATCGTCCTGCTGGCTATGGCAGGAATGAGAGAGCGCCTCGAACTCGTGGATATGCCCAAAAGCATGCGCGGCATGCCGATCGGACTCATCCTCGCCGGTATCATGGCTCTCGCGTTCTATGGTTTCATGGGCTTCAAGATCTAA
- a CDS encoding electron transport complex subunit E gives MKFIGELTKGIVKDNPIFVLVLGICPTLAVTTSVNNAIGMGMAATFVLICSNFIISLIKDITPSKIRIPVYIVVIASFVSIVDMVMAAYVPALHKSLGLFIPLIVVNCIILGRAEAFASKNNMISSLADGIGMGFGFTLSLIVVGAIRELLGNGTLLQMRVMPDSFDPMLVAILAPGAFITLGFLMALMNMIKERK, from the coding sequence ATGAAATTCATCGGCGAACTGACCAAAGGAATCGTCAAGGACAATCCCATCTTCGTGCTCGTTTTGGGCATCTGCCCCACTCTCGCGGTCACGACTTCCGTCAATAACGCCATCGGAATGGGCATGGCGGCGACCTTCGTGCTAATCTGTTCCAATTTCATCATCTCCCTGATCAAAGACATCACTCCCAGCAAAATCCGCATCCCCGTCTATATAGTCGTGATCGCATCTTTCGTCTCGATCGTGGATATGGTCATGGCTGCCTACGTTCCCGCTCTGCACAAGAGCCTGGGACTCTTCATTCCGCTGATCGTGGTCAATTGCATCATTCTGGGCAGAGCCGAAGCTTTTGCGAGCAAGAACAACATGATCAGTTCGCTCGCGGATGGGATCGGCATGGGCTTCGGTTTCACGCTGTCCCTGATCGTTGTCGGCGCAATCCGCGAATTGCTCGGAAACGGCACTTTGCTCCAGATGCGAGTGATGCCAGACAGTTTTGATCCAATGCTGGTGGCGATCTTGGCACCCGGAGCGTTTATCACCCTGGGCTTTTTGATGGCTCTGATGAATATGATCAAGGAGAGGAAGTAA
- the rsxC gene encoding electron transport complex subunit RsxC → MRLRTFPGGVHPHDHKHLSASAKIENLPLPDRVVIPISQHIGSPSTPVVKVGDAVLTGQVIAEASGFISIPQHASISGKVTKIDIFPHPCGGKQTAIEITGDGLDEWIELIDDENYAALPVSEMKERVAAAGICGMGGAGFPTYVKLSPPPDKPIDTVILNGVECEPYLTSDYRLMMEHAEEIIKGLKLIIKIVNAKTGIIGIEANKPDAIALMEKLLAKEDSLSVVGLKLRYPQGAEKQLIYAATRRKVPSGGLPMAIGVVVQNVGTAAVVYEAIRFRKPLVERIITVTGSIVKNPRNLCARIGTPYTVLVDFCGGTTSPIGKVISGGPMMGFALPDLAAPMSKGSSGLVLMNDVEARLLEEKNCLHCARCVDVCPMNLLPSVIAAAVKYKNLDMAVDAGLNDCMKCGSCAYVCPAQIRLVQWIDTGKVRYTELQRAKK, encoded by the coding sequence ATGAGGTTGAGAACATTTCCGGGGGGAGTGCATCCACATGATCATAAGCACCTTTCCGCCTCAGCCAAAATTGAAAACCTGCCGTTGCCGGACCGCGTCGTGATTCCCATTTCCCAACACATCGGATCACCTTCCACGCCTGTGGTGAAGGTGGGCGACGCAGTTTTAACCGGGCAGGTGATCGCCGAGGCATCAGGATTCATTTCCATCCCCCAACACGCCAGTATCAGTGGTAAGGTCACCAAAATTGATATTTTCCCACACCCCTGCGGAGGAAAACAAACCGCCATCGAAATCACCGGCGACGGACTCGATGAATGGATAGAACTCATCGACGACGAAAATTATGCCGCTCTTCCAGTATCCGAGATGAAGGAACGCGTCGCCGCAGCGGGAATCTGCGGTATGGGCGGAGCCGGTTTCCCCACTTATGTAAAGCTCTCTCCCCCACCGGATAAACCGATCGACACGGTCATATTGAACGGCGTGGAATGCGAGCCCTATCTGACCTCGGACTATCGTCTGATGATGGAACACGCCGAAGAGATCATCAAAGGTTTGAAACTGATCATAAAAATCGTGAATGCCAAGACCGGCATCATCGGCATCGAAGCAAACAAACCCGATGCCATCGCCCTGATGGAAAAGCTTCTGGCAAAAGAAGATAGCCTCAGCGTCGTGGGCTTGAAACTCCGCTATCCCCAGGGTGCCGAAAAACAGCTCATCTATGCCGCCACCAGACGCAAAGTTCCCAGCGGCGGATTGCCGATGGCGATCGGCGTGGTGGTGCAAAACGTAGGCACCGCCGCCGTCGTCTATGAAGCCATCCGCTTTCGCAAACCATTGGTGGAACGCATCATAACCGTCACCGGTTCGATCGTGAAAAACCCCAGAAACCTCTGCGCCCGCATCGGAACTCCCTACACCGTATTGGTGGATTTCTGCGGTGGTACGACCTCTCCCATCGGCAAAGTGATCTCCGGTGGTCCGATGATGGGTTTCGCATTGCCGGATCTGGCTGCCCCGATGTCCAAAGGCAGCTCTGGACTCGTCCTGATGAACGACGTCGAAGCCAGACTGTTAGAAGAAAAAAACTGTCTTCACTGCGCCCGCTGCGTGGACGTCTGTCCGATGAACCTGCTGCCCAGTGTGATCGCCGCCGCGGTCAAATACAAAAACCTGGATATGGCTGTCGATGCCGGTCTGAACGATTGCATGAAATGCGGAAGCTGTGCTTACGTCTGCCCCGCGCAGATTCGTCTGGTGCAATGGATCGATACCGGAAAGGTTCGTTATACCGAGCTCCAGCGTGCCAAAAAGTGA
- a CDS encoding RnfABCDGE type electron transport complex subunit G produces MKYYLKLGLILLIFCAVASGILAYINSLTAPVVKARKLQEEIDARNKLIPDSDFEEIFVEGDKPFSYFVAYLKGTKEIQGYTFIAAETGYSSKILTMAGMDKNYKIINITVIDQAETPGLGANCTAISFTEQYKGLGANELAVDKDGGKKIKSLTGATITARAISNSLKKQIARIVADIENRQGEQL; encoded by the coding sequence ATGAAGTATTATCTGAAGCTTGGCTTGATCCTGCTCATCTTTTGCGCCGTCGCCAGCGGGATCCTTGCCTATATCAATTCTTTGACCGCTCCGGTAGTGAAAGCACGCAAGCTGCAAGAAGAAATCGACGCCCGCAATAAGCTCATTCCGGATTCCGACTTCGAGGAAATATTTGTGGAAGGAGACAAGCCATTCTCCTATTTCGTCGCCTATCTAAAAGGAACGAAGGAGATTCAGGGCTACACCTTTATCGCCGCCGAAACCGGATACAGCAGCAAAATCCTCACCATGGCGGGCATGGACAAGAACTATAAAATCATCAACATCACCGTGATCGACCAGGCGGAAACACCAGGACTCGGAGCAAACTGCACCGCTATAAGCTTTACGGAACAATATAAGGGACTCGGCGCGAATGAACTCGCGGTGGACAAAGACGGCGGCAAAAAGATCAAATCGCTGACCGGAGCTACGATCACCGCCCGCGCGATCTCAAACTCGCTGAAAAAACAGATCGCCCGGATAGTAGCCGATATCGAGAACCGGCAGGGAGAGCAGCTATGA
- a CDS encoding MGMT family protein gives MKNERDEFMNELSAASQRIIAVLSKVPHGKVASYGQIAALADVPLGARSVVRVLHSCSDKYALPWHRILRSNGEIALGEDAGRTKQKVMMQEEGVKFISEFRVDMTVSAWNPMEDPLTWT, from the coding sequence GTGAAAAATGAAAGAGATGAGTTTATGAACGAACTCTCCGCCGCTTCTCAAAGGATCATTGCCGTCCTGAGCAAGGTTCCCCATGGCAAGGTCGCCAGCTATGGACAGATAGCCGCTCTGGCGGATGTCCCTCTGGGAGCGAGATCGGTGGTGCGCGTCCTGCATTCCTGTAGTGATAAATATGCGCTTCCCTGGCATCGCATCCTCCGCTCAAACGGAGAGATAGCCTTGGGCGAGGATGCAGGAAGAACCAAACAAAAGGTGATGATGCAGGAGGAGGGAGTGAAGTTCATATCGGAATTTCGGGTGGACATGACTGTAAGCGCTTGGAATCCCATGGAGGATCCGCTTACATGGACATAG
- a CDS encoding RNA polymerase sigma factor has translation MKQERFEAFLKANEKRIYHYLLTLLGNDNDAKDIVQMVFIAYYEHIDRVEEPTALSYLYRIAYNKSMTFLKQRNRYVFLDPRAFEQLPDTGNPAPEKDWSFLHKAIRDLPSRLGSVIMMQYFEELSYKQIAEQLGISVKAVESLLVRAKKILRKKMMKEETTNGV, from the coding sequence ATGAAGCAAGAGCGCTTTGAAGCATTCCTGAAAGCCAATGAAAAGAGGATCTACCATTATCTTCTGACGCTTTTGGGCAACGACAACGACGCCAAGGACATCGTTCAGATGGTGTTCATTGCCTACTACGAACACATCGACAGGGTGGAAGAACCCACCGCGCTTTCATATCTATACAGGATCGCTTATAACAAAAGCATGACCTTTTTGAAGCAAAGAAACCGCTATGTATTTCTTGATCCCCGCGCTTTCGAACAGCTTCCCGACACCGGAAATCCCGCTCCCGAAAAGGACTGGTCCTTTTTGCACAAAGCTATCCGCGACTTGCCGTCACGGCTTGGCAGCGTGATCATGATGCAATACTTTGAGGAGCTAAGCTACAAGCAAATTGCGGAGCAGCTTGGCATCAGCGTCAAAGCGGTGGAATCGCTATTGGTGAGGGCAAAAAAAATTCTCAGGAAAAAAATGATGAAGGAAGAAACAACAAATGGAGTATAG
- a CDS encoding RnfABCDGE type electron transport complex subunit B, with protein sequence MNMILITLGASIGAVISLPMLIIGGLGLLFGLILAIASKVFEVQIDPRVEEISGALPGANCGACGMPGCAGYADAIVHGGENIAKCAPGGAAVVALIARIMGQTAGAMQQKIAVIHCSSGGYNNTNWKYAYQGIESCKSAVNIADGPNTCSWGCIGYNDCKKSCLFDAISIDEHGMRCIDMIKCTACGACVKACPRKLIDLVAINRNVYIKCSSKAKGPEAKQVCGSTHPCIGCGICGRKCPVQAITVTNNLAAIDYEKCINCGLCATVCPTKAILDLLAGTRKKAQIIDDLCIGCTICAKNCPVQAITGEVKQLHKIDSALCIGCEICVGKCPKKAIEMV encoded by the coding sequence ATGAATATGATTTTAATTACACTCGGCGCATCCATCGGTGCTGTGATCTCGCTTCCGATGCTGATCATCGGCGGGCTTGGATTGCTCTTTGGGTTGATCCTCGCCATCGCCTCCAAGGTCTTTGAAGTGCAGATCGATCCGCGGGTGGAAGAGATCTCCGGAGCGCTGCCCGGCGCCAATTGCGGTGCCTGCGGAATGCCCGGTTGTGCCGGCTATGCGGATGCCATCGTTCACGGTGGAGAAAACATCGCCAAATGCGCTCCCGGCGGAGCTGCGGTAGTCGCTCTCATTGCCAGGATCATGGGTCAAACTGCCGGAGCTATGCAGCAAAAGATTGCCGTTATCCATTGCAGCAGCGGCGGATACAACAACACGAATTGGAAATATGCCTATCAGGGCATCGAAAGCTGCAAATCCGCAGTCAATATCGCAGACGGACCAAACACCTGCTCTTGGGGCTGCATCGGCTACAACGACTGTAAAAAGTCCTGTCTCTTCGATGCCATCTCCATTGATGAGCATGGCATGAGATGCATCGACATGATCAAATGCACTGCCTGCGGCGCCTGCGTCAAAGCCTGTCCGCGCAAACTCATCGATCTCGTAGCCATTAATCGCAACGTCTATATCAAATGCTCATCCAAAGCGAAAGGACCGGAAGCTAAACAGGTCTGCGGCAGCACCCATCCCTGCATCGGTTGCGGAATTTGCGGCAGAAAATGCCCGGTTCAGGCGATTACTGTGACCAACAACCTCGCCGCCATCGACTATGAAAAGTGCATCAATTGCGGACTCTGCGCAACGGTTTGCCCCACCAAGGCGATCCTCGATCTATTGGCAGGAACCCGTAAGAAAGCGCAAATCATCGACGACCTTTGCATCGGCTGCACCATCTGCGCCAAAAACTGCCCCGTGCAAGCCATCACCGGCGAAGTGAAACAGCTTCACAAGATCGATTCCGCTTTGTGTATTGGCTGCGAAATCTGCGTCGGCAAATGTCCCAAAAAAGCGATCGAGATGGTCTGA
- a CDS encoding Spy/CpxP family protein refolding chaperone encodes MQKVLIITLALMMLIGILSAQKPVVNPNATPGPRTDSNPNLKDRPAPEMPMMGMMEKLNLSEAQKTRMETLRAEHMKMMNTSKAEIENIKIDLEAAIKTENYKKAKDLNKQLFAKKLMMADARIDHIAAMIKDLNPEQKAMIKEFLPMMGQCMDKKDKKPCDCKEMGQDKKHKQNKDCSGSGNCDEKKDEPKPMTPPKTDKQLKHCN; translated from the coding sequence ATGCAAAAAGTACTGATAATCACGCTCGCACTCATGATGCTGATTGGCATCCTGAGCGCCCAGAAACCAGTGGTAAACCCCAATGCCACACCCGGTCCCAGAACCGATTCCAACCCCAACCTCAAAGACCGCCCCGCTCCCGAAATGCCGATGATGGGCATGATGGAAAAGCTGAATCTGTCCGAAGCGCAGAAAACCAGGATGGAAACCCTCCGCGCCGAACACATGAAAATGATGAACACCTCCAAAGCCGAGATCGAGAACATCAAGATCGATCTGGAAGCTGCCATCAAGACCGAAAACTATAAGAAAGCCAAAGACCTGAACAAGCAGCTCTTTGCCAAGAAACTAATGATGGCGGACGCCCGCATTGATCACATCGCTGCCATGATCAAAGACCTCAACCCCGAACAAAAAGCGATGATCAAAGAATTCCTGCCGATGATGGGACAATGTATGGACAAAAAGGACAAAAAGCCCTGCGATTGCAAAGAGATGGGACAAGACAAGAAACATAAGCAGAACAAAGACTGCTCCGGTAGCGGTAACTGCGACGAGAAAAAAGACGAACCCAAACCCATGACTCCTCCCAAAACCGACAAACAACTGAAGCATTGTAATTAA
- a CDS encoding RnfABCDGE type electron transport complex subunit D, with protein MKDKLIVSPAPHLHDKTTIPNVMWSVVIALIPALIASVYYWGFRALYLTLLGAAAAVITEALIQKLRKVPIAVADGSAFLTGMLLSYNIHAGAPWWLPVMGAVFAIAVGKQVFGGLGNNPVNPALLGRAFLLASWPTLMTGGWVKTKLGSINGITNLNMIHENLQGIAPKAYDLVTSATPLKVAQTLRDSTFVNSLTSEAGINIDISNKIMNSLLDMGTLKTLFWGNIGGCIGEVSVFALLLGAAYLLWKNIIEWRIPFFYIATVFVLSFLFGGIKGSGYSLSMPFFHIFAGGLMLGAFFMATDYTTSPLSKNGRIIYAIGCGLLTVVIRLVGGYPEGVSYSILFMNVMTPLIDKMTMPKAFGRLKK; from the coding sequence ATGAAAGATAAATTGATTGTATCACCAGCGCCCCACTTGCACGACAAAACCACTATTCCAAACGTGATGTGGAGTGTCGTCATCGCATTGATCCCAGCGCTGATAGCTTCTGTCTATTACTGGGGTTTCAGAGCGCTTTATCTCACTCTTTTGGGAGCCGCCGCCGCGGTGATTACTGAAGCTTTGATCCAGAAACTTCGCAAAGTTCCGATCGCCGTTGCCGATGGCAGTGCTTTTTTGACCGGAATGCTGCTCAGCTATAACATTCATGCCGGCGCGCCGTGGTGGCTGCCCGTCATGGGTGCTGTTTTCGCCATCGCAGTCGGCAAGCAAGTTTTCGGCGGACTCGGCAACAATCCAGTCAACCCCGCTCTTTTGGGCAGGGCTTTTCTATTAGCTTCGTGGCCGACCTTGATGACCGGTGGCTGGGTGAAAACCAAGCTTGGTTCCATCAACGGCATCACGAACCTCAACATGATCCACGAAAACCTGCAAGGCATCGCTCCAAAAGCGTATGACCTCGTGACCTCCGCCACACCGTTGAAAGTGGCGCAGACCCTGCGGGACAGCACTTTCGTCAATTCGCTCACTTCCGAAGCGGGCATCAACATCGACATCAGCAACAAGATCATGAATTCGCTTTTGGACATGGGAACGCTGAAGACCCTCTTTTGGGGGAATATCGGTGGCTGCATCGGCGAGGTTTCGGTCTTCGCACTGCTTCTGGGCGCAGCTTATCTATTATGGAAAAACATCATCGAATGGCGCATCCCGTTTTTCTATATCGCCACGGTTTTTGTCCTATCCTTCCTCTTTGGCGGGATCAAAGGCTCCGGCTATTCGCTGTCAATGCCGTTCTTCCACATCTTCGCCGGCGGTTTGATGCTGGGCGCCTTCTTCATGGCAACGGATTATACCACCAGCCCGCTCTCCAAAAACGGACGCATCATCTATGCCATCGGCTGCGGCTTGCTCACCGTGGTGATCCGACTGGTGGGCGGTTATCCTGAAGGCGTGTCTTATTCCATTCTCTTCATGAACGTGATGACTCCCCTGATCGATAAAATGACCATGCCGAAAGCGTTTGGGAGGCTGAAAAAATGA